One Peptostreptococcus equinus genomic window carries:
- a CDS encoding DUF1653 domain-containing protein — MREIIKGQYYRHFKKKYYKIICIAKHTESNEKLVIYQALYGNNTISARPFDMFVSKVDRNKYPDVEQEYRFEKVEYKEVQDNIYK, encoded by the coding sequence ATGAGAGAAATTATTAAAGGACAGTATTATAGACATTTTAAGAAGAAATATTATAAAATAATATGCATTGCTAAACATACAGAGTCAAATGAAAAGTTGGTTATTTATCAAGCTTTATACGGAAATAATACCATATCTGCAAGACCGTTTGATATGTTTGTATCTAAAGTAGATAGAAATAAATATCCTGATGTAGAGCAAGAATATAGATTTGAAAAGGTAGAATATAAGGAAGTTCAAGATAATATTTATAAATAA
- a CDS encoding N-acetyltransferase, translating to MIIRKSEIKDVEIILEIFTLARDFMNKNGNPNQWSKEYPSKEQIKNDINMDNAYLIISNEGRIIAYFVLVEGDDPTYECIEGEWINENPYVTIHRIASTGEEKGIFNTIVNFTKERFDNIRIDTHEDNMIMKKLIINNDFKKCGIIYVNDGSPRIAYQYSKKF from the coding sequence ATGATTATAAGAAAAAGTGAGATAAAAGATGTTGAAATTATATTAGAGATATTTACTTTAGCAAGAGACTTTATGAATAAAAACGGAAATCCGAATCAATGGTCTAAAGAATATCCCAGTAAAGAACAAATAAAAAATGATATAAACATGGATAATGCATATTTAATTATAAGTAATGAAGGTAGAATTATAGCATATTTTGTATTAGTCGAAGGTGATGATCCTACTTATGAATGTATTGAGGGAGAGTGGATTAATGAAAATCCCTATGTTACTATACATAGAATAGCAAGTACAGGTGAAGAAAAAGGAATATTTAATACAATTGTTAATTTTACTAAAGAAAGATTTGATAATATTAGAATAGACACACATGAGGATAATATGATTATGAAAAAGTTAATTATAAATAATGATTTTAAAAAATGTGGAATAATTTATGTGAATGATGGAAGTCCTAGAATAGCTTATCAGTATAGTAAAAAATTTTAG
- a CDS encoding SH3 domain-containing protein has protein sequence MNLKVLATSVAAVSLFAVPSQAANQAQVSYQYVNVRSTPSTKGYVKFGATKGTKLAILSYKNGWYQVSINGRKGWMTANAVSFKKITNTSTNSNGKQGNNSISKNTNVNVAPKNYGAYVNTGSLNFRTGPSTSKPSLGRLGYKQNVRVIGQVGGWTKISVNGRIGYVASQYLSNSKSPSSNNSNISKPKPTKPAPAQTSNNYMSVRAPRLNVRSNGSISSRVIGSLSQNQKIQVLGTSGAWTKISINGKIGYVASQYLSNVSNTTNSTSTNNTTSTTGYTKQSTSLNAFVDRQSMKLNTISDGRGWRKATKNEIKAYANPNSAQNRNSQYQFAKLNRYTADMSAYQVNRYLNNYINSNNVFYNKGQAFINAAKANNINLLYFVSHSMIETGYGYSNLAKGSYYNGKKVYNFYGIGAYDGNAYMGGKQTAYRNGWTSIDKGLNGSANWIARNYIHNPTYRQDTLYKMRWDNKHPYHQYASDIRWSKMIGDKMQGMTRYTNKAPKLSYEKPVYR, from the coding sequence ATGAACTTAAAAGTATTAGCAACATCGGTGGCGGCTGTGTCACTTTTTGCGGTTCCTTCACAGGCAGCCAATCAAGCGCAGGTATCTTATCAATATGTGAATGTTAGAAGTACACCAAGTACAAAGGGTTATGTGAAATTCGGAGCTACCAAGGGTACTAAACTTGCAATACTATCATATAAAAATGGATGGTATCAAGTTTCTATAAATGGACGTAAAGGTTGGATGACAGCAAATGCTGTTAGCTTCAAAAAAATAACAAATACTTCTACGAACTCAAATGGAAAACAAGGCAATAATTCGATAAGTAAAAATACAAATGTTAATGTAGCACCAAAAAATTATGGTGCATATGTAAATACAGGTTCATTAAATTTTAGGACAGGCCCTTCTACATCGAAACCTAGTTTAGGGAGACTAGGTTATAAGCAAAATGTTAGAGTAATAGGTCAAGTCGGAGGATGGACAAAAATAAGTGTAAATGGAAGAATAGGATATGTAGCATCACAGTACTTATCAAATTCAAAATCACCATCTTCTAATAATTCAAATATTAGTAAACCAAAACCTACAAAACCAGCACCAGCTCAGACTTCAAATAATTATATGAGTGTGCGTGCCCCAAGATTAAATGTTAGATCTAATGGTTCTATTTCTTCAAGAGTAATAGGATCTTTAAGTCAAAATCAAAAAATACAAGTTCTTGGTACTAGTGGTGCTTGGACGAAGATTTCTATAAATGGTAAAATTGGTTATGTAGCTTCTCAATATCTATCCAATGTATCAAATACTACAAATAGCACAAGTACAAACAATACCACTTCAACTACAGGATATACTAAGCAATCTACTAGTTTAAATGCTTTTGTTGATAGACAATCTATGAAATTAAATACAATTTCTGATGGTCGTGGATGGAGAAAAGCAACAAAGAATGAGATAAAAGCATATGCTAACCCAAACAGTGCGCAAAATAGAAATTCTCAATATCAGTTTGCTAAACTAAATAGATATACAGCAGATATGAGTGCTTACCAAGTAAATAGATACTTAAATAATTATATTAATAGTAATAATGTATTTTATAATAAAGGCCAAGCATTTATAAATGCAGCCAAAGCTAACAACATCAATCTATTGTATTTTGTATCACATTCGATGATTGAAACAGGATATGGTTATTCTAATTTGGCAAAGGGAAGTTATTACAATGGTAAGAAAGTTTATAATTTCTATGGAATCGGAGCATATGATGGAAATGCATACATGGGAGGAAAACAGACTGCCTATAGAAACGGATGGACATCAATCGATAAAGGTCTAAATGGATCTGCAAATTGGATAGCAAGAAATTATATACATAATCCTACATATAGACAAGATACATTATATAAGATGAGGTGGGATAATAAACACCCATATCACCAATATGCATCAGATATTAGATGGTCAAAAATGATAGGAGATAAAATGCAGGGAATGACTAGATATACAAATAAGGCACCTAAGTTGTCTTATGAAAAACCTGTATATAGGTAA
- a CDS encoding DUF1989 domain-containing protein — MNEYIIPACSGKSIDVKKGQKITVIDIEGGQVVDFFAQSTKSIITPVNLFMYTKINSDGTISVE; from the coding sequence ATGAATGAATATATTATACCAGCATGTTCTGGTAAAAGTATTGATGTTAAAAAAGGACAGAAAATAACTGTAATTGACATTGAAGGAGGCCAAGTAGTTGATTTTTTCGCTCAATCTACCAAATCAATCATTACACCTGTAAATTTATTTATGTATACTAAAATAAATTCAGATGGAACTATATCTGTCGAATAA
- a CDS encoding CsbD family protein, which translates to MNDYSGKLDQAKGSAKTVAGEITNDNSLKVEGAVDKAKGKTKEALNDAQKKAEEIGDKAKNEINKAKRDFNNKEDNVNNK; encoded by the coding sequence ATGAACGATTATTCAGGGAAATTAGATCAGGCAAAAGGAAGTGCAAAAACTGTAGCAGGTGAAATAACAAATGATAATAGCTTAAAAGTTGAAGGTGCTGTAGATAAGGCTAAAGGAAAGACTAAAGAAGCTTTAAATGATGCTCAAAAAAAAGCTGAAGAAATTGGTGATAAGGCTAAAAATGAGATAAATAAAGCAAAAAGAGATTTTAATAATAAAGAAGACAATGTAAATAATAAATAG
- a CDS encoding recombinase family protein, giving the protein MYEELKKYQVTFVSKNEQFDTSSAMGEAMLKIILVFAELERKLTSERVSATMMSRAVKGLWNGSNVPLGYEWNEEKKYPIPNESEKITVKLIYDKYLKIKSCNKLAKYLNDNHIATKRGGEWTSKTVNDILRNPFYKGTYRYNYRESGNGKKKQENEWIIIENNHEFIIDESIWKACNDILDINAGTNNSKFRSKIHTHIFSKKLICLKCGNTYMASKDRARSDGFRPSTYRCSGNVRKHICKLFHN; this is encoded by the coding sequence ATGTATGAAGAGTTAAAAAAATACCAGGTCACATTCGTATCTAAAAATGAACAGTTTGATACATCTTCGGCCATGGGTGAAGCCATGCTAAAGATAATATTAGTATTCGCTGAATTAGAGCGTAAATTAACATCTGAACGTGTATCTGCTACTATGATGTCAAGGGCTGTAAAAGGCTTATGGAATGGTTCTAATGTTCCTCTAGGTTATGAATGGAATGAGGAAAAGAAATATCCGATACCTAATGAATCTGAAAAGATAACTGTAAAACTTATTTATGATAAATATTTAAAAATAAAATCATGTAATAAACTAGCAAAATATCTTAACGACAATCATATAGCTACAAAACGTGGTGGTGAATGGACATCCAAGACAGTTAATGACATTCTTAGAAATCCATTTTATAAAGGTACATATAGATATAATTATAGAGAATCAGGTAATGGTAAAAAGAAACAAGAAAATGAATGGATAATTATAGAAAATAATCATGAATTTATAATTGACGAATCTATTTGGAAAGCATGTAATGATATTTTAGATATAAATGCAGGCACAAACAATTCCAAGTTTAGATCTAAAATACATACACATATTTTTTCTAAAAAACTTATATGTTTAAAATGCGGTAATACATATATGGCTAGTAAAGATAGAGCTAGATCAGATGGTTTTAGACCATCAACATATAGGTGTTCTGGTAATGTTAGAAAACATATTTGCAAGCTGTTTCATAATTGA